In a genomic window of Streptomyces sp. SJL17-4:
- a CDS encoding cyclase family protein, giving the protein MTAHAFRTLYERLRSQAAAQPTANGRCGALRHLTPERVAAAAAEVRLGRTVSLSAPIETEPGPDSPEPATHRMTGPGTRDLGSAGLHFATDSFAMNVHGDADSHLDALCHVVFDGELYGGVPASTVTAEGARSLSVDLLENGIVGRGVLLDVPRLRGVSWLEPGDHVTSADLVAAEAAQGVHVGPGDLLFVRVGHRLRRNGLGPWNAAMARAGLHPTALEFLAERAVSVLGGDGNNDTAPSAVEGIAFPVHVLAVQAMGIHLMDYLRFEDLAAVCVGAGRWSFLCVVAPLRLPGATGSPVNPIALL; this is encoded by the coding sequence ATGACCGCGCACGCCTTCCGGACGCTCTACGAACGTCTACGGAGCCAGGCGGCGGCGCAGCCGACGGCGAACGGCCGGTGCGGAGCACTGCGCCATCTGACCCCTGAGCGGGTGGCGGCTGCCGCCGCCGAAGTCCGCCTCGGACGCACGGTGTCGCTGTCGGCCCCGATCGAGACCGAGCCGGGACCCGACTCCCCCGAGCCCGCGACACACCGCATGACCGGGCCGGGTACGCGCGACCTCGGCTCGGCCGGGCTCCACTTCGCCACGGACAGCTTCGCCATGAACGTACACGGGGACGCGGACAGTCATCTCGACGCCCTCTGTCACGTGGTGTTCGACGGGGAGTTGTACGGCGGGGTGCCGGCGAGCACCGTGACGGCCGAGGGGGCCCGTTCGCTCTCCGTCGACCTGCTGGAGAACGGCATCGTCGGTCGGGGTGTACTGCTGGACGTCCCTCGGCTGCGGGGCGTGTCCTGGCTGGAACCGGGCGACCATGTGACCTCGGCCGACCTGGTGGCCGCAGAGGCCGCGCAGGGGGTGCACGTCGGTCCTGGTGACCTGCTGTTCGTCAGGGTGGGGCATCGCCTTCGTCGTAACGGACTCGGGCCGTGGAACGCGGCCATGGCGCGTGCGGGCCTTCACCCGACCGCCCTCGAGTTCCTGGCAGAACGTGCGGTCTCGGTCCTGGGTGGAGACGGCAACAACGACACCGCCCCCAGCGCGGTGGAGGGCATCGCCTTCCCCGTACACGTCCTGGCCGTGCAGGCCATGGGCATCCACCTCATGGACTACCTGCGGTTCGAGGACCTTGCCGCGGTCTGCGTGGGGGCAGGGCGCTGGAGCTTCCTGTGCGTGGTCGCTCCGTTGCGGTTGCCCGGAGCCACGGGCTCGCCGGTGAACCCGATCGCACTGCTATGA
- a CDS encoding GMC family oxidoreductase, producing MGDAPHYDVIIIGTGAGGGTLAHRLAPSGKRVLLIERGGRLPRERDNWDSTAVFVKGKYRAPEFWIDRDGNEFPPEVNYYVGGNTKFYGAALFRLRPEDFGELRHHGGLSPAWPIGYEDLEPYYTQAEHLYLVHGRHGEDPGEGPVSAQYAHPPVEHEPRIQQLSDDLEKRGLHPFHLPIGVNLLQENGGRATHSSVCIRCDRVDGFPCLVRGKSDAEVICVEPALEYPNVDMVTNTQVFRLETDASGRTVSAVVGRLPDGSEVRFTADVVVVSCGAVNSAALLLASANEHHPRGLANSSDVVGRFYMRHNNLALMAVSKEPNDTAFQKTLALNDWYLGADDWDYPLGGIQMLGKSDAEQIHGEAPRWAGAVTPDMPFEVLAHHAVDFWLCGEDLPLADNRVTLDGDARIHLALDEKNNVEGLKRLRHKLQGMLGHLGMHEHHLLSHSIYLHKGMPIGATAHQVGTVRFGSDPAASALDLNCKAHDLDNLYVVDTSFFPSIGAVNPSLTAIANALRVGDHLLARLN from the coding sequence GTGGGCGACGCCCCTCACTACGACGTCATCATCATCGGTACCGGCGCCGGCGGCGGCACCCTCGCCCATCGGCTCGCCCCGTCCGGCAAACGCGTCCTCCTCATCGAACGCGGGGGCCGTCTGCCGCGTGAGCGCGACAACTGGGACTCGACGGCCGTCTTCGTCAAGGGCAAGTACCGGGCACCGGAGTTCTGGATCGACCGGGACGGGAACGAGTTCCCGCCGGAGGTCAACTACTACGTGGGGGGCAACACCAAGTTCTACGGTGCAGCCCTCTTCCGGCTGCGTCCCGAGGACTTCGGCGAACTCCGTCACCACGGCGGGCTGTCCCCCGCCTGGCCGATCGGGTACGAGGATCTGGAGCCGTACTACACCCAGGCCGAGCACCTCTATCTCGTCCACGGACGGCACGGCGAGGATCCCGGCGAGGGCCCCGTGAGCGCACAGTACGCACATCCGCCGGTCGAGCACGAGCCGCGCATCCAGCAGTTGAGCGACGACCTCGAGAAGCGTGGTCTGCACCCCTTCCACCTGCCGATCGGCGTCAACCTGCTTCAGGAGAACGGCGGTCGGGCCACCCACTCCAGCGTCTGCATCCGATGCGACCGGGTGGACGGCTTTCCCTGTCTGGTGCGGGGCAAGTCCGACGCCGAAGTGATCTGCGTGGAGCCCGCCCTGGAGTACCCCAACGTCGACATGGTCACGAACACGCAGGTGTTCCGCCTGGAGACCGATGCGAGTGGACGCACTGTCAGCGCGGTCGTCGGCCGGCTCCCCGACGGCTCGGAGGTCCGGTTCACGGCGGATGTGGTGGTCGTCTCCTGTGGGGCGGTCAACTCCGCGGCGCTGCTGCTGGCCTCGGCGAACGAGCACCATCCCCGTGGCCTCGCCAACAGCTCCGACGTGGTCGGCCGCTTCTACATGCGGCACAACAACCTGGCCCTGATGGCGGTGTCGAAGGAGCCCAACGACACCGCGTTCCAGAAGACCCTGGCCTTGAACGACTGGTACCTCGGTGCGGACGACTGGGACTACCCTCTGGGCGGCATCCAGATGCTGGGGAAGTCGGACGCCGAGCAGATCCACGGTGAGGCCCCCAGGTGGGCCGGTGCGGTCACACCGGACATGCCATTCGAGGTGCTGGCACATCACGCCGTCGATTTCTGGCTGTGCGGTGAGGACCTCCCGCTGGCCGACAACCGGGTCACCCTCGACGGCGACGCACGTATCCATCTCGCTCTCGACGAGAAGAACAACGTCGAGGGCCTGAAGCGGCTGAGGCACAAGCTGCAGGGGATGCTCGGCCATCTGGGGATGCACGAGCACCACCTGCTGTCCCACAGCATCTATCTGCACAAGGGAATGCCGATCGGTGCGACGGCCCATCAGGTCGGCACGGTTCGCTTCGGCAGCGACCCGGCCGCTTCCGCGCTGGACCTCAACTGCAAGGCCCACGACCTCGACAACCTGTACGTCGTGGACACGAGCTTCTTCCCGAGCATCGGCGCGGTCAACCCCTCCTTGACGGCCATCGCCAATGCCCTGCGGGTCGGAGACCACCTCCTGGCCCGGCTGAACTGA